Proteins from a genomic interval of Macrobrachium nipponense isolate FS-2020 chromosome 28, ASM1510439v2, whole genome shotgun sequence:
- the LOC135201627 gene encoding cytochrome c oxidase subunit 7A, mitochondrial-like, whose amino-acid sequence MNTARALVRTVTTTAARQTRSETHEGYNKIRSKMQYFQVDNGVPIHLRGGPFDNMLFISTAVLNGFGLYMCLKFFYDMSFTKKAD is encoded by the exons GCTCTTGTGCGCACTGTGACCACCACAGCTGCTCGCCAGACAAGGAGCGAGACGCACGAGGGATACAACAAGATCCGCTCGAAGATGCAGTATTTCCAG GTTGATAATGGGGTCCCAATTCACCTGAGAGGAGGACCTTTCGACAACATGTTGTTCATATCAACAGCTGTCTTGAATGGGTTCGGCCTCTACATGTGCTTGAAATTCTTCTACGACATGTCATTCACCAAGAAAGCTGATTAG